atgttcatATGATCATCCTTTAATTGAAAGAAAATGGTTAATGTATTATACCACAAGAGTTGTATccaattattttttaaatcaaAGAAAggattataataatgataataataataataataatatcatgtttaataataattttattgttaataattatatggataagtataaaaatattttcataaaatcATGTAATGATAAAACCATTCCCTACCAAATGCTTGGGAATTtacaaaatgaatattatttatcaaaaggtaataataaaaggaaTATAACAACCacttatttatatatgaaaataaggaagatattaaataaatattctaaaagaaatgaagaaaaaagaaaaatattgaaaGGTAAATATTCTTACAACAATGGAAGCTTTGCTctattatcatatataaataagaaacataaacataataaaatatatcaccagattaaagaaaagaatcgaaataataaacagacaaaatataaatttaacttatatataagaatgGAATATTGTAAAAGTACActagaaaattatattaacacaagggaaaatatgaatattaatagaaattacgaaataatacaaatgataatattagGTTTATACTATATTcacaataataacattatGCATAGAGATTTGAAACCTTcgaatatttttatttccgATAAGAATATTGTTAAGATAGGGGACTTTGGGTTAGCATCATATGATTATACTTATccaaaaaagaaaaaaagaaaaaagagaaaaagaaaatcaAGTAACTTGTCATACGAATATAATATACGAAAAactaatatattaaatttgcaaaaaaataatactCCTTTcaatatagataaatataataacaatattataaggaaaaaaaaagaaatctcatttaaaaaatgctgtacgaaaaataatataccCACAAAAGAAATAAACAGTAATTCCTCATTTcaatattttacaaaaaaaaaaaaaaaaaaaaaaaaatttcatgATCATCATACTTTAGGAATAGgaacaaaaatatatgcaGCTCCAGAACAATTAATaggaaataaatatacaaaagCAGTTGATATGTTTTCACTTGGGTTAATTATAGTAGATTTATTTACTAtaacaaaaacaaatatggaaagaatgaaaattttatgTAATGCTAGACATAGGATTTTACCTGACttgttaataaaaaacCATCCTCAGGTAGCCAAATTGTGTCAAAATTTATTATCGCTAGATTATCAATTAAGATGGACATCAGAAGAgttatataagaaaaaaaaatatatatatatatattgataattTTAGGTGTGaatatatctttaaaaaggataaataataatttttacatttttgttatatataacacTATGGAATTTGTAAAATAGTCcttataaatgtaaatacaaaaagaaaaaaaaaatatatatatatatatatatatatataattattatatatttttatataataatatattatacataatttattttcGAACAAATTCATACACATTTCATATGTACATAGATTGAAGGGAAgttctttttatttaatttattttaatgttattaataaatataatttattcaatcgaaaataaaaaaaaaaaaaaaaaatatatatattatatatatatatatatatatatatatatatatttcatatatacaAGAAAAGGACCAGTAATTgtgtaaaatataatgcCAATAAAGTATGCTCCATTTTACCttatatgtaaatttaTCCATAAGGGCAGACTTCTATACTTTTAATCATATATGAGGAATATAcgcaaaaaaaaaaaaaaataaataaataaaaataaaacataaaaaataataaatattaattattattattattattattttggggaatattattatcatcattggctttatttttttttttttaaaatgagAAAATTTTGTGTGCccaaaaaaacaaaaaatttttttatgagATATCCCCCAGAATGAGAATAAATGTATGTTTccttaatttttttttttttttttttttttttttttttttgattttaGATACAAATGAATGTTTCCAACAAGAGGAaaagttaaaaaaattaaagaaattattaaataaaaagattaaatttgatattaatgaaaaacATAAGAATGGTTATAAAAACACAAgatattcatttatatatattcatgaATTAACCTTAATTGATTATGTAGATTATGTGTTGAATAAATCCTCAGAATATGattgtattttattttatataaatgtagAAAGTAGTAATAATGTTTCCAAGTTGGATAGAAAAActcttattttattagaAATATTTAACCAAGTAGCACGAGAGatcatatttaataattttgttttatataatgagAATGAAgatgtattattattaaataaagaaataagaAACCAAGATAAAGAAACAATGTatgtgaataataataataataataataataataatatttatgaaacTAAGGATCATAATGAtaagtataaaaaaaatgattttttattattaaagcctgttttttttttttatataaattttaacAAATCCCATATGAATCCCATAAAACATGTACATATGATTTATAATTTACCGGAATTTGTTTATGTACATGATAAGACTTTTGATAATATAGATTACCAGCTAATAATAGATACCAAATATATGTtagaatattatataaaagatataaaaaaaattgattATAACCATACAGagataaataataagatgcttgaaacatattttaaagaatttatttatttacacAATAAAGGgaatatgaacaaaatcaaagaaaagaatccagaagaaaaagaaaaggtatttataacattattaataatttttctatttctatttttatacttatttgtattaatattacaGAAATGTActtttctaatttttttatgttccTATTTATTATACTTTATTTGTTTAAGTGGATTATTTCATTGCttaattaataaatcagaattatataatacaagTAAAAATTTAGATTCTTTTTtccataaatatatatatcgTTCAACTAATTCACAGTATATTTGTGAAggttttatattttcattccttattttgtttatcacattattattttttacattattaaaattttcaagtaatataaaagagGAGGATACATCTctattattacataaaaggaaaaaaataaatatccTTTCTTTGTGTATTTTATGTCTCATATTTATGtctttaaaatttatacaagacattaatttatataaaatttatttttcgACTTACTATTTTTTCCCACCCCTTAAATTTTTTAGAAAGtgaaaaatttttttttttttggaagGGTGGGAGACTTTATTAAAAACTCGTTACACTTGTAACTATTGTGATGTGTAATGGTGATTCATGTTACTAGGAAGGATGTTAcatgaaatatataaacatatataaaaatatttatatatatatatatatatatatatatatatttataaatttatatattttttttttttatatattttttttttttatatatattttttttttatatatattttttttttatatatttttttttttttttatatatatatttttttttttttaattttgatattattttccatGACTTCCCTCCCATAGTgtaaaaacataaaatataaaaccaaaaaaaagtatatatgaataatgtttatattagaagtatgttaatatattattattatatataaaaatttattaagagtaacattttttatatgattaagaaaaaaaaagatccctttcttttaattttttatttaaattatataatataaggTTGTTAACAATATAAAGATGTAAATAGGcatatacaaaaataaagagataaatatttaatatgtacatatattatatatatatatatatacctcaatggtataatatatatataatatatttatttatttttttccccACTCCTTCTCCATagaagagaaaaaaaaaaaaaaaaaaaaaaatatataccatgaaataataattttttattttaagtgtatgttatatatattatacattaCATTTGTTTCTATTTATAAGGgcatattattttttttttttcttattcctttatgaaaattttatacttattaaaattattttccaAGCATGAAAAGTACTCAAAGTAATTTGaatgatgaagaaaaggttatgaataataatgagaagattattaaaaattcGTATGGAGAATTATTAAGTGgatgtataaaaaataagagTAGTGATATGAACACAGGTGACGTATATCCGTGTAATTATAAGAACACAAAGATAGTATccataaaaaatgtatataataatttgtatAAAACCAGTGATAGCTTGTTTTTTAAGgaagaaaatgaagagAATAAAATGGAAAATTGTATCATAAGAAATGATGGAAGGGATAtggaaaataaatttagtttatatattaataatgcTGAAAATAaggatgataataatataaatcataatataaataataataaaaataataataaaaataataataaaaataataatatttatcataatataaataataataattatcataatataaataataataattatcataataatattattaatgatggtgctataataaatgaacataCTTCTCATGGTGATCGCTCATCCTtcttaaataataaaaattataatgttTCGAATTGCACAAACCATGCgcataatataaatttaaatgaagaaaagaaTGAAAAAGTATACATGTAtagaaatgaaaataaggaaaaaatcCATAATTCCAATAATAAGGATTATATCCAAAAGAGTAACGAAAAAAATGTATCATCCAAAATGGAAGAAGAAACTTATAGaaataattcttataatatagattcaaaaaatacggatgtaaaaaataatgaaagGGATATGTGTAAAACAATGGTGAATAATTTAAgtattaaagaaaataagaACTATTCCTATAATAgtaaaaaagaagaacGAAACACAGAACATcaatataacataataaatgaagaagaacatgtaaaattatttaaaaacatGAATTTacaagaaataaaaaatgttctTAGTAAAAATGATGCAAGtacattaaaaatattattatgtacaGATAACCATTTAGGATacaaagaaaataattctatacaaaaaaaagatagctttaattcttttgaagaaattttatttatagcaaaaaaattaaatgttGATATGATATTAAACAGTGGAGatttatttcataaaaataaagtttCTGAATATACTCTGTTTAAATctatgtatattataagaaaatattgtcatattaatgaaaatgacaaggaaatacaaaaagatgataatataaataatagtGTACATTCTAatgatttaaataatgatgataaatCTATCGGCGAAGGTATTTTGGAAAAtgaattttataatatgtataatgtGCAAGTcaaagaaataaaaaattataagtatgaatattataaaaatgaacatactgttaatagaaataatatatttgatgacacaaataattatatgtcTAACAAACCGTCTGTCCAAGATAAGAATggaaatttatataaagacgataagaataatactaataatgtaaaattattacaaaaaaatgatgaaatgTATAATTCTGATCATCCTGGggaatatttaaattatccGAATGGTAGTAATAAGcatttttatgaatatggaaaggaagataataatgataataatgatgatgataataataatgttaataatgatgatgataataataatgttaataatgatgattataataataatgttaataatgatgatgataataatgatgatgataatattgttattttaaatatgctaaagaaaaataagGGGAAAATAACCAagaagaataaaaaaaaaagagttaataataataatatttttaatagtgataatgatgatatacATCACATTAGACATGATGATGAgcatcataataattacaatgaacatgattattataatgatgattGCCATTTTGAAGaagaacaaataaaatattacaataaattaaaagaaaataataacgAATTCTTTAATAAACTAAAAATATGTCCAGTAAATGAGAAATTTAAAAAGTTAATACCATTTTATACGATACACGGTAATCATGATTATCCATATAGTTATGATTACATATCACCattagatatattaaatatatcgaatttaataaattatataggtaagaataatttaaataatattgttgTGAAACctattcttttaaataaatataaaagtaaaatatcCATATATGCTGTTGGATGGATGAAAGATGAAAGATTATATCGATCTTTTGAAAATAACGAAGTGAAATTTATTTTACCATCagattataaaaatagaataaatatattagtATTACATCAGAATAGATATATAAGAAATGCATATGgaaataatacaaaaaattttataaaagaatcTTTTATACCTAAATTTATTGATTTAGTTATATGGGGACATGAACATTTTTCTAAACCTTATTTAGAAGAAAGTATTttaaattcattttataatatacagCTAGGGTCGTCTGTTAGAACATCTATATGTCCAAATGAATACGGAGATAAATTTATAGGATTattagaaataaaaaatcaaaGATTTagatttttaaaaattaatttagAAACAGTAAGACCTTTTGAAATGAAAGATATCAAACTAGCTGATTATgaattaaattttaaatcAGAATCTGTTTTAAAAGAATTTCTACATGAACAAACACATGCAATTTtggaaaaaattaaaaataatttctcTGATGaaatcaaaaaatattttttgttcaaacaattatttcatactaaaaataaattagaAACAGATTCAAATAAAGAACAtcaaaatgaatataagaatataaatcatatatgtacaaaaaaaataaatgcACATTTAAATGATTACCAAGATGAAAATCTATATAAATCTCTAATTTCCATATCTaaagaagatataaataatttttttaataatttaaaaaatgaggATTTTTATTCTAGTacatttatacattttgCTTTTGCTGATCATTATGACACATTCGATTTactaaaaataaaaaaggatgTTTATGAAAAACCATTGTTAAAAATTAAAGTAGAATATGATGATGTGAATATAATTAACACACAATTGTTTGGTtctctttttataaatagCATAGCAAATCCATCCGAATTTTTATCTTTCTataggaaaaaaataagacacagggatatatataataacaacgataataataataataatgataatattaatgataataataataataataataataataataataataataataataataatggtaAGAATAACATGAACCATGACACATACAATAATAATCGTAATTATAATAGGCTACATGAAGATGAAGGAGACAAAGATTTACATAATatggaatatataaatgaatataataaagtaTTCGATATACTATTTGATTATTgtgatataaaaaataaattattaatattagaTGAAAATGTTATTATGGATACAAtacaaaattttatattaaatacaaattcatcctttaattttaatacaAATGTAACTTCTGATTTTACATCCATTAAGTCAATGATTGAtaaatcttttaaaaataaagtagAATCCATTGAAAAACAGATGGAAGATATGTCTGCTGAAAATATAACGGATGCTTATCTCACAgatgtattaaaaaaaattaagaacACCtcataagaaaaaaataaaataagtatTTACATACATATGTAGCTATtcacatatttttatataacaaattGGTAAAGTTGataaatagaaaaaaaaaaaaaaaaaaaaaaaaaaaaaaaaaaaattaaaaaaaatatttataaaaaaataaaaaatcaattaaaaaaaaaataattatatattaaaaaattaataattttttctttttaaattttttttttttttttttaNNNNNNNNNNNNNNNNNNNNNNNNNNNNNNNNNNNNNNNNNNNNNNNNNNNNNNNNNNNNNNNNNNNNNNNNNNNNNNNNNNNNNNNNNNNNNNNNNNNNNNNNNNNNNNNNNNNNNNNNNNNNNNNNNNNNNNNNNNNNNNNNNNNNNNNNNNNNNNNNNNNNNNNNNNNNNNNNNNNNNNNNNNNNNNNNNNNNNNNNNNNNNNNNNNNNNNNNNNNNNNNNNNNNNNNNNNNNNNNNNNNNNNNNNNNNNNNNNNNNNNNNNNNNNNNNNNNNNNNNNNNNNNNNNNNNNNNNNNNNNNNNNNNNNNNNNNNNNNNNNNNNNNNNNNNNNNNNNNNNNNNNNNNNNNNNNNNNNNNNNNNNNNNNNNNNNNNNNNNNNNNNNNNNNNNNNNNNNNNNaatatttaataattacaaaatttttaaaaaaaaaaattgaaaaatagaaaaaaaaaaaaaaaaaaaaaaaaaaaaaaaaaaaaaaaaaaaattaaatagcatatttatataataatataccaTCTATTACACAACACATAATtatacattaaaaaatgaacaagGTGATCCTTTTAAAGTATctttctatatatatatatatatatatatatatatttttattttttttttttatcttattACGTATAACtcatttttcattttgtcGAAGTAATCAATTTTTACGTGTACATTATTGCCAGGATGAAAATTTCGCATGTCCTGATTTTTATCATACCTCAATTTCCCAATAACTTTCGGAGCTAAATATAACAAAGCATAGTTTGGTTTAATTTGAATAACTTtagaatttatatatatattgttatttttaaaagatgaTACAAATTCttcatatgtatattttttaatatctacatgtattttttgatgaattttttcaatattttttatttggacttttattatattattaatatttaaaatattataaatatatttattcatcatacgattattaaaatattcgGACGTATTTAAATAAGCCTTCCTGTCACATAAAATATCcaatttaatttttttactaTTAATACTTAAGATTCTaccataatatatatcgtcaatattgtattttttataaggATACGTTAACTCAGGTATctgtttatatattacgttgttttttatttgcgcattatatatattggGATATATGtctctttcttttttatttataggttcataaaaattttgtaCTTGTTTAATATTTCTCATGTTCTTACTACTTTGTGTTTTCTTAGTATTTCTCATGTTCATAACATTCGATATTTGAATGGCGTCccttttaataattttactattccattttttttttttttttttattattattattattattatcgtAAGAGGTGTTTATGAATAAATTCGTTTTTCCATTTATATTAAGTGAATACgataaatgtataataaaaaaaagaaaaagcaaaaacaaaaaaagcataccaaaaaaaaaaaaataataaaaataaataaataaataaaaatatatatatatatatatatatatatatatataaatgaaataatattaatattaatagtattaataataaaaacaaaacaggataataaataaaaatgagTATAGATATATTGAAAATTTTGTGAAATGggaattataatatatataaataaaaatatacatatatatatatatatatatatatatatatatatatattattttttttacatatctataaaatatatcattataaataaataaaatatatataatatatatatatatatatatatcatataatagCTTATATATACACCTTATAATTTTCCAGCATTATTTGTTCACATTCTAAAAGGAATAATTTGCCTactttaataaaaaaaaataaaaataaaaaataaatatattatatatacatacctattttattttattatatttattattattttattttattatatttattattattttattttattatatttattattattttattttattttttatttatatttcttccTTTATAGatgaataaataatcaGCTCCTTTATAACCTTACAacattaatttttttttttttttttcaaaaaaataaaaataaaataaatggaAACACATATTACGAttgtaatattaataaatatatataattaccATTAAGATGAAAAACTGTCCTActaaattatatattatatattacatatatatatatatatatatatatatatatatatgttgaactcttaaatatgtaatgtaatacatataaaaaatatgaatcGTCGAAATTTTctaaaataataaaacttaattctaatataaacaaattaacgttatatataaattttgaAGAACAAATAGTTTATATGTggtattaatatatacatatatatatatgtatatatttatttattttgcTATAATTGTTACCTCATATATTCCTTAATATATGgtttgaaaaattaaatttataaaagtcttgttctttttaaaaagtttGTTATTTCGTAAAATAAACAtgcttatatatatatatatatatatatatatataacattcGCATTAGtaaataaacattttttactaatcaataataaaaaaaaaaaaaaaaaatatatatatatatatatatatatatatatacatacatacatttatatatatataatataacaaaaaaaggATGTCATTGAATAACACATTTAATCCATTCTTGCTTTAAgctttttctttataattttttcagGGGTTctacaaaaataaaaatatacacataatatatatatatatatatatatatatatatttatatttatatatttacctttgtgtgtgtgtgtttttttttttttttttttttttttttttaataaaaaactTACAAAACTAAAACTTCGGCTCCCCATCCGGAGATACAATCTCTATCCAAAGCACTTAACAAACACTGGGAGATAGTTTCAAAAAGTCCATTTTCATCctgaaaaaataaaaaaaaaataaaataaaatatatatatatatatatatatatatatatatatttacatgattttccatatatatatttttttttttattttatattttattattcttttacCTGATCCTTGACATATAACGATTCACACATTCCAAAAAGCTGTTCAGATGTTACCCCGTTCACAACAAAATCTCTAGTTTCACATTTGGCTCCAATTAAATCATATGCTGTGAGATAAGGTTCATAGTTAACTTTCTTTTCTCCTTCTTCATCTACATAATGTTTAAGTTTAAATCCAACAACTATAGGATTAACAAAATAAGGAGAAAATCTATTAGAATATAGTATGCTCGATAACATATTTGCAAAACATTCAACATCCATTTCTGCATCTTGCCTAActtcatataaattaacaCGATATcttaatatttcatataacGTTTGTATATCAGTAGCTAATCCACTTAATCCtacatatacattattattcatcTTGAAAATCTTACTAAATTTTGTACTAACGGTTGTAAATGTATTTGCTCCTAATCTCAAATCACATGCTATCGCAACACAGTTTAATCCACTCATTCCTAAAACGCAACCAccattataattatatatagacccctaaataaaaaaaaaaaaaaaaaatatatatatatatatatatatatttatgttgTTCATAgatcatatatattaatatgttataattattcttgatatttattattcacATAANNNNNNNNNNNNNNNNNNNNNNNNNNNNNNNNNNNNNNNNNNNNNNNNNNNNNNNNNNNNNNNNNNNNNNNNNNNNNNNNNNNNNNNNNNNNNNNNNNNNNNNNNNNNNNaaaaaataaaatagtattgtattaaaaaaaaataaaataataaaaaaaaaaaataaaaaaaaaaaataaaaaataaaaaaaaaaaaaaaaaaaataaaaaaaaaaaaaaaaaaaaaaaaaaaaaaaaaaagccctattttttccttacaattatatatataatatatatatatataattttatatgtatatatatttgttaccattttgttttattttatttatttttatttgattaATGTTTTATTTCAAGGTTggaataataattattactttCTTTGGTAAAGAAACggtaatattattttattttcacTTTAAAttgaaaagaataaatggaaatcataaaaagtattattatatattattatatttctctttacatatatatatatatatatatatatatatatttttatttatttatttatatatatatatatatatttgtatttatttatgtattaatttattttactttttcGTAATAAAATAGAACGAAATTATTGTAATGATATATTactttataaatttataaaaaaaataaacgtgtacataaaaatgaatatgtatattatatatttgtttttactacaaaatattatcacataaaaaaaatatattatatataaatatatataaatattatttattgtataaataataataaaaaaacataaaaatatttaatttattttttatatataatagtatgtatacattttttttatatttttaagcatacacatatataatatatatatatatataaaatatatatatgtatgtatgtatgtaaCAATTTAATGcgtcatatatatatattatatatatatatatatttatttatttatatttttttttttttaaggtttatataaagttgttcttcttcttttctTAAGCATAACATTAATAAGGTCTTGAAGGGTCAATaatttctttcttttttttttttttttttttttttcctcaACTCCCCTCCAATTTAATGATATacaacaaaaataaaaaataaaaaataaaatatatatatatatatatatatatatatgtacatatatatattatatataatttgtttagtactttttaataaaaaaaaaatatattgtacAAATAGATATGTcaatatattcataaattgaaaaaatataatatatatataaatatatatgtatattttttttttttttttttttttttatttctttcaAATTTATCTTACAaaat
This genomic stretch from Plasmodium reichenowi strain SY57 chromosome 1, whole genome shotgun sequence harbors:
- a CDS encoding hypothetical protein (conserved Plasmodium protein, unknown function); the protein is MLFLFLLFLFFIIHLSYSLNINGKTNLFINTSYDNNNNNNKKKKKKWNSKIIKRDAIQISNVMNMRNTKKTQSSKNMRNIKQVQNFYEPINKKERDIYPNIYNAQIKNNVIYKQIPELTYPYKKYNIDDIYYGRILSINSKKIKLDILCDRKAYLNTSEYFNNRMMNKYIYNILNINNIIKVQIKNIEKIHQKIHVDIKKYTYEEFVSSFKNNNIYINSKVIQIKPNYALLYLAPKVIGKLRYDKNQDMRNFHPGNNVHVKIDYFDKMKNELYVIR
- a CDS encoding putative membrane protein (conserved Plasmodium membrane protein, unknown function), whose translation is MRINVCFLNFFFFFFFFFFLILDTNECFQQEEKLKKLKKLLNKKIKFDINEKHKNGYKNTRYSFIYIHELTLIDYVDYVLNKSSEYDCILFYINVESSNNVSKLDRKTLILLEIFNQVAREIIFNNFVLYNENEDVLLLNKEIRNQDKETMYVNNNNNNNNNNIYETKDHNDKYKKNDFLLLKPVFFFYINFNKSHMNPIKHVHMIYNLPEFVYVHDKTFDNIDYQLIIDTKYMLEYYIKDIKKIDYNHTEINNKMLETYFKEFIYLHNKGNMNKIKEKNPEEKEKVFITLLIIFLFLFLYLFVLILQKCTFLIFLCSYLLYFICLSGLFHCLINKSELYNTSKNLDSFFHKYIYRSTNSQYICEGFIFSFLILFITLLFFTLLKFSSNIKEEDTSLLLHKRKKINILSLCILCLIFMSLKFIQDINLYKIYFSTYYFFPPLKFFRK
- a CDS encoding double-strand break repair protein MRE11, putative, translating into MKSTQSNLNDEEKVMNNNEKIIKNSYGELLSGCIKNKSSDMNTGDVYPCNYKNTKIVSIKNVYNNLYKTSDSLFFKEENEENKMENCIIRNDGRDMENKFSLYINNAENKDDNNINHNINNNKNNNKNNNKNNNIYHNINNNNYHNINNNNYHNNIINDGAIINEHTSHGDRSSFLNNKNYNVSNCTNHAHNINLNEEKNEKVYMYRNENKEKIHNSNNKDYIQKSNEKNVSSKMEEETYRNNSYNIDSKNTDVKNNERDMCKTMVNNLSIKENKNYSYNSKKEERNTEHQYNIINEEEHVKLFKNMNLQEIKNVLSKNDASTLKILLCTDNHLGYKENNSIQKKDSFNSFEEILFIAKKLNVDMILNSGDLFHKNKVSEYTLFKSMYIIRKYCHINENDKEIQKDDNINNSVHSNDLNNDDKSIGEGILENEFYNMYNVQVKEIKNYKYEYYKNEHTVNRNNIFDDTNNYMSNKPSVQDKNGNLYKDDKNNTNNVKLLQKNDEMYNSDHPGEYLNYPNGSNKHFYEYGKEDNNDNNDDDNNNVNNDDDNNNVNNDDYNNNVNNDDDNNDDDNIVILNMLKKNKGKITKKNKKKRVNNNNIFNSDNDDIHHIRHDDEHHNNYNEHDYYNDDCHFEEEQIKYYNKLKENNNEFFNKLKICPVNEKFKKLIPFYTIHGNHDYPYSYDYISPLDILNISNLINYIGKNNLNNIVVKPILLNKYKSKISIYAVGWMKDERLYRSFENNEVKFILPSDYKNRINILVLHQNRYIRNAYGNNTKNFIKESFIPKFIDLVIWGHEHFSKPYLEESILNSFYNIQLGSSVRTSICPNEYGDKFIGLLEIKNQRFRFLKINLETVRPFEMKDIKLADYELNFKSESVLKEFLHEQTHAILEKIKNNFSDEIKKYFLFKQLFHTKNKLETDSNKEHQNEYKNINHICTKKINAHLNDYQDENLYKSLISISKEDINNFFNNLKNEDFYSSTFIHFAFADHYDTFDLLKIKKDVYEKPLLKIKVEYDDVNIINTQLFGSLFINSIANPSEFLSFYRKKIRHRDIYNNNDNNNNNDNINDNNNNNNNNNNNNNNNNGKNNMNHDTYNNNRNYNRLHEDEGDKDLHNMEYINEYNKVFDILFDYCDIKNKLLILDENVIMDTIQNFILNTNSSFNFNTNVTSDFTSIKSMIDKSFKNKVESIEKQMEDMSAENITDAYLTDVLKKIKNTS
- a CDS encoding proteasome subunit beta type-3, putative; the protein is MGSIYNYNGGCVLGMSGLNCVAIACDLRLGANTFTTVSTKFSKIFKMNNNVYVGLSGLATDIQTLYEILRYRVNLYEVRQDAEMDVECFANMLSSILYSNRFSPYFVNPIVVGFKLKHYVDEEGEKKVNYEPYLTAYDLIGAKCETRDFVVNGVTSEQLFGMCESLYVKDQDENGLFETISQCLLSALDRDCISGWGAEVLVLTPEKIIKKKLKARMD